The window GCGGCCGCGCCGCCGCTGTTCTTCGTCACCACGGCCTCGACGCCCTCGCGGCGCATCAGCGCGATCTCGCCGTCGAGCGCGAAGGGCCCGCGGTCGAACACCAGCGCGTGGTCGGGCGGCAGCTCGGCCGGGTCGGGCGGGTCGATGGTGCGGATCACGTAGCGGTGCTGCGGCGCCGCGCGGAAGTGCGCGAGGCCGAGCCGGCCCACCGTGAGCAGCGCGCTCGTCCGCGCCGGGCCCAGCGCCGCCGCGGCCGCGTCGAGGTCGGCCACCGCCGTCCAGCGGTCGCCGGGCCGCGGGCGCCAGGACGGACGCGTGAAGGCGAGGAGCGGCACGCCCGCGGCCGCGGAGGCCAGAACGGCGTGGGCCGAGATGCGGGCCGCGAAGGGATGCGTGGCGTCCACCACCGCGTCGACGCGTTCCCGCCTCAGATGGTCGGCGAGGCCCTCGGCGCCGCCGAAGCCGCCGATGCGGTGCGGGATCGGGGGCAGGGCGGGGTTCCGCGTGCGCCCGGCCAGCGACAGAACGGGCGCGACGCCGTCCCGCCCGGCGAGCGCGCGGGCCAGCGCCGAGGCTTCGGTGGTGCCGCCGAGGATCAGGAGACGCATGGGGGGGCGGGTGTCTGAGCCCTGGCTGACGCTGGTCGGCATCGGCGAGGACGGGCGGGCGAGCCTATCCCCTGCCGCGCTCAGCGCGCTGGCGCAAGCCGCGCTCGTCGTCGGCGGGCGCCGCCACCTCGCCCTCGCGGCCCCGCTCGCGGCCGAGACGCTGCCCTGGTCGTCGCCGATGGAGGACACCTACCCGGCCATCCTCGCGCGCCGCGGCACGCCCGTGGCCGTGCTGGCGAGCGGCGACCCCTATCACTACGGCGTCGGCGCCACGCTGGCGCGGCTCGTGGCGGAGGACGAGATGCGCTGCTTCCCGCAGCCCTCCGCCTTCGCGCTGGCGACGGCGCGGCTCGGCTGGGCCTTCCAGGACTGCGCGGCCCTGTCGCTCTGCGGCCGGCCGATCGAGACGCTCGTGCCGGCGCTGCAGCCGGGAGCCCGCGTGCTGGCGCTGTCGGCCGACGCCGCGACGCCGGGGGCCGTCGCGGCGCTGCTCGGCCGCCGCGGCATCGGCGCCTCGCGGATCATCGTGCTGGAAGCGATGGGCGGCCCGCGCGAGCGCATCCGCGCCGCGCGGGCGGACGGCTTCGACATCGCCGACATCGACGCGCTGAACACGCTGGCGATCGAGGTCGCGGGGCAGGGGGACGCGCTGTCGCTCCTGCCGGGCCGGCCCGACGCGCTGTTCGAGCACGACGGCCAGATCACCAAGGCCGACGTGCGCGCCGCCACCCTGGCGCGCCTCGCGCCGCGGCGGGGCGAACTGCTCTGGGACGTCGGCGCGGGCTCGGGCTCGGTGGCGGTGGAGTGGATGCTGGCCCATCCGGCGAACCGCGCCGTCGCGGTCGAGCGGCATCCCGAGCGCGCGGTCCGCATCCGGCGCAACGCCGCGGCGCTGGGCGTGCCGGGCCTGGCCGTGGCGGAGGGCGCGGCGCCGGCGGCCCTGGCCGGCCTGCCAGCGCCCGACGCGGTCTTCGTCGGCGGAGGAGCTACGGGCGCGGGCGTGCTCGACGCCTGCGCGGCGGCGCTCGGGCCGGGCGGGCGGCTCGTCGTCAACGCCGTGACGATCGAGACGCAGGCGGCGTTGATCGAGCGATTCCGGAGCGTCGGCGGCGCGCTGACGACGCTCGGCACGGCGCAGGCCGATCCGGTCGGCGGCTTCCACGGCTGGCGCCCGGCCATGCCGGTGACGATCTGGTCCTGGGTGAAGCCGTGAGCGGGGACATTCGCGAGGCCGACAAGTTCGCCCCTTCTCCCCTCGCGGGAGAAGGTGCCCTGACGAAGTCAGGGCGGATGAGGGGGCATGGCGCTGCGCTCGATGATGGACCGATCCTGGCGGAGAGCGCGGAGGCGGCCCCCTCATCCGACCCGGCTTTGCCGGGCCACCTTCTCCCGCGAGGGGAGAAGGAGGTGCGCCCCTTGGGATGCGCCCGGTCTCCGCGCCTCGCCGTCGGGCTGGGCTTCCGCAAGGCTGCGACGGCCGACACTCTGACGGACCTCGCCCGCGACGCCCTGTCCCGCCTGCCTTCCGACCTCGCCGCCCTGCCGGCCGTCATCGCCACGATCGCCGAGAAGGACCGGCCGCCGCTGCGCGAAGCCGCCTCGCGGCTCGGCCTGCCGGTGGTGATCCTGCCGAAATCCGCCCTCGCCGGCACGGAGGACCGCATCACGGTCGAGTCCGAACCCGCCCGCGCCTGCCTGGGCATCCCGTCCGTGGCCGAGGCCGCGGCGCTGGCGGCGGCGGGGCCGGGGGCGCGTCTCGTCGTGGCCCGCATCGCCGCGGCCGACGCCACCTGCGCGGTCGCGCTCTGGGAACCATCGCCGGAGGCGACATGACGGTCCACTTCATCGGCGCCGGCCCCGGCGCGCCCGACCTCATCACCCTGCGCGGCCGCGACCTCCTCGCGCGCTGCCCGGTCTGCCTTTACGCCGGCTCCATCGTGCCGCGCGCGCTGCTCGACCATTGCCCGCCCGGCGCCCGCACCGTCGACACGGCCCCGCTCGACCTCGACGCCATCGCGGCCGAGTTCGCCGCTGCCCACGCGGCGGGACAGGACGTGGCGCGGCTCCATTCCGGCGACCTGTCGGTGTGGAGCGCCATGGGCGAGCAGATCCGCCGCCTGCGCGCGCTCGGCATCCCGTACACGGTCACGCCCGGCGTGCCCTCCTTCGCGGCCGCCGCGGCGGCGCTCGGCGCCGAACTGACCCTGCCCGAGGTCGCCCAGAGCGTCGTGCTCACCCGCACCTCGGGGCGCGCCTCCGCGATACCGGACGGGGAAAGGCTGGCGAGCTTCGCCGCCACCGGCGCCACGCTGGCGATCCACCTGTCGATCCACGCGCTCGACCGCGTCGTCGCCGAACTCCTGCCCGGGCACGGCGCCGACATGCCGGTCGCCGTCGTGGTGCGCGCCTCCTGGCCCGAGGAGCGGATCGTGCGCGGCACGCTCGGCACGATCGCGGCCCTGATGGCGGCCGAGCCGGCCGAGCGCACGGCGCTGATCCTGGTCGGCCGGGCGCTCGATGCCGGGGGATTCCGCGACAGCGCCCTCTACGACGCGGACTACCGCCGCCGCTTCCGCGGGGGCGTCGGGCCTTGAGGGCGCGGGTCGCCCTATCCGGCGCGTGCCACCAGCCGCCCGGTCCGGTCGAACAGCGCGACGTCGAGGCCCCGCTCTCGCCCGAGGCAGGCTGCCGCCGTGCGCCGCGCGCCCTCGGCCACCGCGCCGCCGAGGTCGACCCCCGCCGCCTCGGCCAGCGCGAAGGCCTCGGCGGCGGTGTTGGACGCGAGCACGCCGCGGGTCAGCGCCCCGTCGCCGCCCGCCGCGCGGGCCTTCTCGGCCAGGAAGGCGCGGTCGACCTCGCCGCGCTTCGAGTGGAGGTCGAGCAGGCCCTGCGCGAGCTTGGTCATC is drawn from Lichenibacterium dinghuense and contains these coding sequences:
- a CDS encoding cobalt-precorrin-6A reductase is translated as MRLLILGGTTEASALARALAGRDGVAPVLSLAGRTRNPALPPIPHRIGGFGGAEGLADHLRRERVDAVVDATHPFAARISAHAVLASAAAGVPLLAFTRPSWRPRPGDRWTAVADLDAAAAALGPARTSALLTVGRLGLAHFRAAPQHRYVIRTIDPPDPAELPPDHALVFDRGPFALDGEIALMRREGVEAVVTKNSGGAAAAAKLDAARALGLRVIAVDRPRIAGERDEAETLDAVLHWIAVHRSGG
- the cbiE gene encoding precorrin-6y C5,15-methyltransferase (decarboxylating) subunit CbiE; amino-acid sequence: MGGRVSEPWLTLVGIGEDGRASLSPAALSALAQAALVVGGRRHLALAAPLAAETLPWSSPMEDTYPAILARRGTPVAVLASGDPYHYGVGATLARLVAEDEMRCFPQPSAFALATARLGWAFQDCAALSLCGRPIETLVPALQPGARVLALSADAATPGAVAALLGRRGIGASRIIVLEAMGGPRERIRAARADGFDIADIDALNTLAIEVAGQGDALSLLPGRPDALFEHDGQITKADVRAATLARLAPRRGELLWDVGAGSGSVAVEWMLAHPANRAVAVERHPERAVRIRRNAAALGVPGLAVAEGAAPAALAGLPAPDAVFVGGGATGAGVLDACAAALGPGGRLVVNAVTIETQAALIERFRSVGGALTTLGTAQADPVGGFHGWRPAMPVTIWSWVKP
- a CDS encoding cobalamin biosynthesis protein — encoded protein: MRPLGCARSPRLAVGLGFRKAATADTLTDLARDALSRLPSDLAALPAVIATIAEKDRPPLREAASRLGLPVVILPKSALAGTEDRITVESEPARACLGIPSVAEAAALAAAGPGARLVVARIAAADATCAVALWEPSPEAT
- the cobM gene encoding precorrin-4 C(11)-methyltransferase — its product is MTVHFIGAGPGAPDLITLRGRDLLARCPVCLYAGSIVPRALLDHCPPGARTVDTAPLDLDAIAAEFAAAHAAGQDVARLHSGDLSVWSAMGEQIRRLRALGIPYTVTPGVPSFAAAAAALGAELTLPEVAQSVVLTRTSGRASAIPDGERLASFAATGATLAIHLSIHALDRVVAELLPGHGADMPVAVVVRASWPEERIVRGTLGTIAALMAAEPAERTALILVGRALDAGGFRDSALYDADYRRRFRGGVGP